One region of Schistocerca gregaria isolate iqSchGreg1 chromosome 7, iqSchGreg1.2, whole genome shotgun sequence genomic DNA includes:
- the LOC126281650 gene encoding myogenesis-regulating glycosidase-like → MGMHKASCVTSLLLLGALVAYAAATASLSTRYDQTSGRLVILLTEDGKEEEVGYVTAPSDGSAPTKCEDGRSDEDCLQFTDSSMAVRHRTLDDRCLNIKVSAKSSTRSIRGCLNHRGAHIYGGIQKAQQTWPAESDVFDHFSYVPKKEDKVGIAVRYWLFSDGRFVHVPPYVPLFIEQNTNDSKDALCFIAENADPYPTRRQGNVLEFSLCTYDNVKQAHEYAIENFLGKPEAIPDERMATHPVWSTWARHKKDIDEATVRQIAADIIAHGFNESQLQVDDYWESCYGSLAFDTDKFPDVKTMVGDLHKLGYRVTLWVHPFVNQDCEPYYSQALASGYFVTSSNGTVDTQWWRGVGGVIDFTNSEAAAWWACRVWALHKATGIDSFKFDAGETSWLPHEPTIEPLELNPVRFTDDYVKTVSQFGALIEVRSSVRSQQQPVFFRMFDKHSSWSAQNGLRTLIPSLLHMSVVGHPFVLPDMIGGNVNSGHGPDKELYIRWLEATVFMPALQMSIAPWDFDEETVEIARNMTSLHAQYAPRIVELMKRTVQDGSPVNLPVWWLDPTDDTALTVDSEFLLGEDILVAPVVTHSTTARDIYLPKGNWRDEVDPAHPVIEGPTWLRKYPAPLNTLPYFTRVSSS, encoded by the exons ATGGGAATGCATAAAG CTTCGTGTGTGACGTCACTGCTGCTGCTGGGGGCGCTGGTGGCCTACGCCGCTGCCACGGCCAGCCTCAGCACCCGCTACGACCAGACCAGCGGCCGCCTCGTCATCTTGCTGACAGAAG ACGGCAAAGAAGAGGAGGTGGGCTACGTCACGGCGCCGAGCGACGGGTCCGCCCCCACGAAGTGTGAGGATGGCCGCTCCGACGAGGACTGCCTGCAGTTCACCGACTCCAGCATGGCCGTCCGCCACCGGACTCTGGACGACCGCTGCCTCAACATCAAGGTGTCTGCCAAGTCTTCCACGAGGTCCATCAGAGGCTGCCTCAACCACCGCGGCGCGCACATCTACGGTGGAATCCAGAAGGCCCAGCAGACGTGGCCCGCAGAGTCCGACGTGTTCGACCACTTCTCCTACGTCCCCAAGAAGGAAGACAAAGTCGGCATCGCCGTCCGCTACTGGCTGTTCTCCGACGGCAGATTCGTCCACGTTCCGCCGTACGTACCGCTTTTCATAGAACAAAATACGAACGACTCGAAGGATGCGCTGTGTTTCATTGCGGAGAACGCCGATCCCTACCCCACACGAAGACAAGGAAACGTTTTGGAGTTCAGTCTGTGCACGTACGATAACGTGAAGCAGGCGCACGAGTACGCTATCGAGAACTTCCTCGGCAAGCCGGAAGCAATCCCGGACGAGCGCATGGCCACGCACCCCGTCTGGTCGACGTGGGCGCGCCACAAGAAGGACATCGACGAAGCGACGGTGAGGCAGATCGCCGCAGACATCATCGCCCACGGCTTCAACGAGAGCCAGCTGCAGGTCGACGACTATTGGGAAAGCTGCTACGGCAGTCTGGCCTTCGACACCGACAAGTTCCCCGACGTGAAGACGATGGTCGGCGACCTCCACAAACTGGGCTACCGCGTCACCCTGTGGGTGCACCCGTTTGTCAACCAGGACTGCGAGCCCTACTACTCGCAGGCACTGGCCAGCGGATACTTCGTCACCAGCTCCAACGGCACGGTCGACACCCAGTGGTGGAGAGGCGTGGGCGGCGTCATCGACTTCAccaactccgaggcagcagcctggtgGGCGTGCAGAGTCTGG GCACTGCACAAGGCGACCGGCATCGACTCGTTCAAGTTCGACGCCGGAGAGACGAGCTGGCTGCCGCACGAGCCGACGATCGAGCCGCTCGAGCTGAACCCGGTGCGCTTCACCGACGACTACGTGAAGACGGTGTCCCAGTTCGGCGCCCTGATCGAGGTGCGCTCGAGCGTTCGCAGCCAGCAGCAGCCGGTCTTCTTCCGCATGTTCGACAAGCACAGCAGCTGGAGCGCCCAGAACGGCCTGCGCACGCTCATCCCCTCGCTGCTGCACATGAGCGTGGTGGGCCACCCGTTCGTGCTGCCCGACATGATAGGCGGCAACGTCAACAGCGGCCACGGGCCCGACAAGGAGCTCTACATCCGCTGGCTGGAGGCCACCGTCTTCATGCCGGCGCTGCAGATGTCCATCGCGCCGTGGGACTTCGACGAAGAG ACGGTTGAGATCGCCCGCAACATGACGTCGCTGCACGCGCAGTACGCGCCGCGCATCGTGGAGCTGATGAAGCGGACGGTGCAGGACGGCAGCCCCGTCAACCTGCCCGTCTGGTGGCTCGACCCCACCGACGACACGGCGCTCACCGTCGACTCAG AGTTCCTTCTGGGCGAAGACATCCTTGTGGCGCCGGTGGTGACCCACAGCACAACTGCACGAGACATCTACCTGCCCAAGGGCAACTGGAGGGACGAGGTGGACCCAGCTCACCCTGTCATAGAAGGCCCCACCTGGCTCCGCAAATACCCTGCGCCGCTCAACACTCTGCCCTACTTCACCAGAGTCAGCTCTTCATAA